Proteins from one Ananas comosus cultivar F153 linkage group 5, ASM154086v1, whole genome shotgun sequence genomic window:
- the LOC109710529 gene encoding crocetin glucosyltransferase 2-like → MVDREHGVDVLLLPYPSQGHINPMLQFAKRLSAHGARCTLAATRFILASTPPEPGPVRVVPISDGCDRAGFAEVDSVPAYLDRLESACSASLAGLLRSESAAGRPVRVLVYDAFLPWARPVAQGLGAAAAAFFTQACAVDAVYAHVWEGRVGIPVPVQQGPVRLPGLPPLEPEDLPSFMLGPGDYPAYLELVMNQFQGLRDADDVFINSFYELEPQEAEYMESTWGAKTIGPTVPSAYVDNRVPDDTSYGFSLYSLAAATASRCGLFLASHPPHSVVYVSFGSMASLSPIQLFELAHGLLRCGKPFLWVVRASERPKLPAELLAEEEGAKKQLYTIVEWAPQLEVLAQEAVGCFVTHCGWNSTVEAIALGKPMVGMPQWTDQPTNAKYVEGVWGVGVRARAGAEDGVVGREEVERCVRQVMEGESGEGYRRRAAEWRRKACEAVTDGGSSDRNIAEFVTKYAAVDGGGAK, encoded by the exons atggtGGACCGGGAGCACGGGGTCGACGTGCTCCTCCTCCCGTACCCGAGCCAGGGCCACATCAACCCCATGCTCCAATTCGCCAAGCGCCTCTCGGCGCACGGCGCCCGGTGCACGCTCGCCGCCACGCGGTTCATCCTCGCCTCCACCCCGCCGGAGCCCGGCCCGGTCCGAGTCGTCCCCATCTCGGACGGCTGCGACCGGGCCGGGTTCGCGGAGGTGGACTCCGTCCCGGCCTACCTCGACCGGCTCGAGTCGGCCTGCTCGGCCTCGCTCGCCGGCCTCCTCCGGTCCGAGTCGGCCGCGGGCCGCCCGGTCCGGGTCCTGGTCTACGACGCGTTCCTCCCGTGGGCCCGCCCAGTGGCGCAGGgcctcggcgccgccgccgccgcgttcTTCACGCAGGCGTGCGCCGTGGACGCGGTCTACGCGCACGTGTGGGAGGGCCGGGTCGGGATACCGGTTCCGGTTCAGCAGGGCCCGGTTCGCCTCCCCGGCTTGCCCCCGCTCGAACCGGAGGACCTGCCCTCGTTCATGCTCGGACCGGGCGACTACCCGGCTTACTTGGAGCTGGTCATGAACCAGTTCCAGGGGTTGCGGGACGCCGATGACGTGTTCATCAACTCCTTCTATGAGCTCGAGCCCCAG GAGGCCGAGTACATGGAGTCGACGTGGGGGGCGAAGACGATCGGGCCCACGGTGCCGTCGGCCTACGTGGACAACCGCGTCCCCGACGACACCTCCTACGGCTTCAGCCTCTACTCCCtggccgccgccaccgcctcccgCTGCGGCCTCTTCCTCGCCTCCCACCCGCCGCACTCCGTCGTGTACGTCTCCTTCGGCAGCATGGCTTCGCTCTCACCAATTCAGCTATTCGAGCTGGCGCACGGCCTCCTGCGCTGCGGCAAGCCCTTCCTCTGGGTCGTCCGCGCGTCCGAGCGCCCCAAGCTACCCGCAGAACTTCTCGCGGAAGAGGAGGGAGCGAAGAAGCAGCTTTATACGATAGTGGAGTGGGCGCCGCAGCTGGAGGTGCTGGCGCAGGAGGCGGTGGGGTGCTTCGTGACGCACTGCGGGTGGAACTCGACGGTGGAGGCGATAGCGCTGGGGAAGCCGATGGTGGGGATGCCGCAGTGGACGGACCAGCCGACGAACGCCAAGTACGTGGAGGGGGTGTGGGGGGTCGGAGTGAGGGCGAGGGCGGGTGCCGAGGATGGGGTGGTGGGGAGGGAGGAGGTGGAGAGGTGCGTGAGGCAGGTCATGGAGGGGGAGAGCGGGGAGGGCTACCGCAGGCGGGCAGCCGAGTGGCGGCGGAAGGCGTGCGAGGCCGTCACTGACGGCGGGAGCTCCGATCGCAATATCGCCGAGTTCGTCACCAAATACGCCGCAGTCGACGGCGGCGGAGCAAAGTAG
- the LOC109710203 gene encoding uncharacterized protein LOC109710203: protein MEEENFVELLQRYRRDRHVLLNFILSGNLIKKVVMPPGAISMDDVDIDQISIDYVLNCAKKGETLDLSEAIRLFHDSLDYPSMNDNGTMEEFFLVTKPESSGSAPTRAPPPVPATMPSPIVMSFSKSQSVHSQSFHSQEDQELTVDDIEDFEDEDEEEDEVTSLRLSRRQSNNATDISLRLPPFTTSITDDDLRETAYEILVASAGASGGLIVPSKEKKKEKKSKLMRKLGRSKSESVSSQVQRASGLVGLLETMRAQLEITESMDIRTRQGLLNALVGKVGKRMDNLLIPLELLSCVSRTEFSDKKAYLRWQKRQLNMLEEGLINHPVVGFGEMGRKLNELRNIMRQIEESESLSPSAAEIQRTECLRSLREIATSLAERPARGDLTGEVCHWADGYHLNVRLYEKMLGGVFDVLDEGKLTEEVEEILELLKATWRILGITETIHDTCYAWVLFRQFVITGEKTILPLVIEHLRRIPLKEQRGPQERLHLKSLRCSDESEGGHQVFTFFQSFLLPIQRWADKILTDYHLNFSEGPEMMAEIVTVAMLTRRILMEENENQVTGSADRDQIDHYITSSVKSAFSRITHAAETKAETVHQHVLAFLAEEAMKLLKKDTTMFLPILSKWHSQAAVVSASLLHKLYGHKLRPFLDRAEHLTEDVVCVFPAADNLEHYIMSVMSSVVGDGGVEDICRQKITPYQVENISGTLVLRWVNAQLDRISGWVKRAIQQEAWEPISPQQRHGSSIVEVYRIIEETVDQFFGLKVPMRVGELNSLYRGLDNAFQAYTNYVTEHLVNKDDLIPPVPVLTRYKKEMGIKAFVKKDVAEIRIMDDKKSSEINALTSAKLCVRLNTLYYAITQLNKLEDSIGQRWAKKKSETFNARRSLGEKSKSFASSQNNAFDGSRKEINSAIDRICEFTGIKVVFWDLREPFIDNLYKHSVSHARLDTITEALDVVLNQLCGVIVDPLRDRVVTGLLQASLDGLLRVILDGGPSRLFYPSDSKLLEEDLEILKEFFISGGDGLPRGTVENLVARVRPVINLLSYETRVLIDDLKEMTHGGRSKLGADSKTLLRILCHRSDSEASQYLKKQFKIPKSAA from the exons AATGATAATGGTACCATGGAAGAGTTCTTTTTAGTTACGAAACCAGAGTCTTCAGGTTCAGCACCAACACGAGCACCGCCACCTGTCCCGGCGACCATGCCTTCACCTATAGTGATGAGTTTTTCGAAATCACAATCGGTTCATTCACAGTCATTTCATTCTCAAGAGGATCAGGAATTGACTGTAGATGATATTGAGgactttgaagatgaagatgaagaagaagatgaagttacTAGCCTCAGGCTTTCAAGACGGCAGTCCAATAATGCTACTGATATTTCATTGAGACTACCGCCTTTTACAACGA GTATAACAGATGATGATCTTCGTGAAACAGCATATGAAATCCTCGTCGCTTCTGCAGGTGCTTCAGG GGGTCTCATAGTGCCAtcgaaagaaaagaagaaagaaaagaagtccAAATTGATGAGAAAGCTTGGTCGTAGTAAGAGTGAAAGCGTTTCTTCGCAAGTTCAGCGTGCTTCAGGCTTAGTTGGCCTGCTGGAGACTATGAGAGCCCAGCTTGAG ATTACAGAGTCGATGGACATTAGAACAAGGCAAGGATTGCTTAATGCTCTTGTAGGAAAAGTAGGGAAACGGATGGATAATCTCTTGATACCATTAGAACTTTTGTCCTGTGTATCAAGAACAGAGTTTTCTGACAAGAAAGCGTATCTTCGGTGGCAAAAGAGACAG TTAAACATGCTGGAAGAAGGCCTCATAAATCATCCTGTTGTGGGATTTGGGGAAATGGGGCGCAAACTCAATGAGCTGAGGAACATTATGAGACAGATTGAAGAGTCCGAG TCTCTGTCACCATCGGCTGCTGAAATACAACGTACAGAGTGCCTTAGATCACTAAGAGAGATTGCGACTTCTCTTGCTGAAAGGCCAGCTCGCGGTGATTTGACTGGAGAGGTCTGCCACTGGGCTGATGGGTATCATCTCAATGTCAGACTATACGAGAAAATGCTTGGCGGTGTTTTTGATGTGTTGGATGAGGGAAAACTCACAGAG GAAGTGGAAGAAATTCTTGAGCTGCTGAAGGCCACCTGGCGAATATTAGGAATCACGGAGACAATTCATGATACATGCTATGCATGGGTATTATTTCGCCAG TTTGTTATTACAGGTGAGAAGACGATTTTGCCATTAGTAATTGAGCATTTGAGGAGAATACCATTGAAGGAGCAACGTGGTCCACAGGAAAGGTTACACTTGAAAAGTTTACGTTGTTCAGATGAGAGTGAAGGTGGCCATCAAGTTTTTACATTTTTCCAGTCTTTCTTACTTCCGATTCAGAGATGGGCTGATAAGATTCTGACTGACTATCATCTGAATTTCTCAGAG GGGCCAGAGATGATGGCAGAAATAGTGACTGTCGCAATGCTCACCAGGAGGATCTTaatggaagaaaatgaaaac CAAGTAACGGGCTCAGCTGATCGAGATCAGATTGATCATTATATTACATCTTCTGTTAAAAGTGCTTTCTCAAGG ATCACACATGCTGCTGAAACTAAGGCAGAAACAGTGCACCAACATGTTTTGGCATTCCTTGCAGAGGAGGCCATGAAACTTCTGAAGAAAGATACTACGATGTTTTTACCAATTTTATCAAAATGGCACTCACAGGCTGCAGTAGTTTCTGCCTCCCTTCTCCATAAACTTTACGGGCACAAATTG AGACCATTTCTTGATCGAGCTGAGCATCTCACAGAGGATGTGGTTTGTGTCTTCCCAGCAGCTGATAATCTTGAACATTACATAATGTCAGTTATGTCTTCTGTAGTAGGAGATGGTGGTGTTGAGGATATTTGCAGACAAAAAATTACTCCGTACCAG gTTGAGAATATATCTGGTACACTGGTTTTACGATGGGTGAATGCACAGCTTGACAGAATCAGTGGCTGGGTCAAAAGAGCTATTCAACAAGAG GCTTGGGAACCGATATCACCTCAGCAGCGCCATGGAAGTTCTATTGTTGAAGTTTATAGAATTATCGAAGAG ACAGTTGATCAATTTTTTGGGCTCAAGGTGCCGATGAGGGTTGGAGAGTTAAACAGTCTCTATCGCGGCCTTGATAATGCATTTCAAGCCTATACAAATTATGTTACTGAACACTTAG TTAACAAGGACGATCTAATACCGCCTGTGCCTGTTCTTACTCGATATAAGAAGGAAATGGGAATCAAGGCTTTTGTGAAGAAGGACGTTGCAGAAATTAGAATAATGGACGACAAAAAATCAAGTGAAATCAATGCACTTACATCAGCGAAACTTTGTGTGCGATTGAATACTCTTTAT TATGCAATCACCCAATTAAATAAGTTGGAAGATAGCATTGGACAACGGTGGGCTAAGAAGAAAAGCGAGACATTCAACGCCA GACGATCACTTGGTGAGAAGTCCAAAAGCTTTGCCTCAAGCCAGAACAATGCATTTGATGGGAGTCGAAAGGAAATTAACTCTGCTATTGATCGGATATGTGAGTTTACAG GGATAAAGGTTGTATTTTGGGATCTGAGGGAGCCATTTATAGACAATTTGTACAAACATAGTGTATCTCACGCACGGTTGGACACAATTACGGAAGCTCTCGATGTG GTGCTAAATCAACTTTGTGGGGTCATTGTGGACCCACTCAGGGATCGTGTCGTCACGGGGCTCCTCCAAGCATCCTTG GATGGCTTGCTTCGAGTAATACTAGATGGAGGTCCTTCCCGTCTCTTCTATCCTAGTGATTCTAAGTTGCTCGAAGAAGATCTTGAAATTCTCAAG GAATTTTTTATCTCTGGTGGAGATGGGTTGCCTCGAGGAACTGTTGAGAATCTGGTCGCACGAGTTCGTCCGGTAATAAATCTGCTGAGCTACGAG ACTCGCGTGCTCATAGATGACCTAAAAGAGATGACTCACGGAGGCAGAAGCAAACTCGGAGCGGATTCAAAAACACTTCTAAGGATACTGTGTCACAGAAGCGATTCGGAGGCATCCCAATATCTCAAAAAGCAGTTCAAAATACCCAAATCAGCAGCTTGA